The Episyrphus balteatus chromosome 4, idEpiBalt1.1, whole genome shotgun sequence genome includes a window with the following:
- the LOC129919774 gene encoding glypican-4 isoform X2, with product MAVVLRTLSNGKTHYRQRNKVLQTVLLVCLSALLVGGDDSPATAVPSMQQQQSSLAAAAAVPSAKPLVGSILDFSPNCSSVTHIFEGRGIPLADIPQKPSNEMVLRYCESPSVGTCCTYNMETKMAMSSRLHLEKNSKEEINRLSSVLGAKAHKLNDVFNQLLAESKKEFHSMFKRTYGVIYEQNAYVFSDLFTELEKYYSRGKVDLGEAMDSFFNTLYQKMFTVLNAQFAFDDKYLGCVSEHMKELKPFGDVPDKLSVQIKRSFVATRTYAQALMTAADVTKKMINIRLNADCTAALTKMQHCGACKGYVEKPCTNYCVNVMKGCLHYFHELDMEWDNFVSSMEKVSERLLGSFNIVMVVEPINIKISEAIMNFQEAGQDISNQVFQGCGRPSLGRKKRTINPKFLEPSNQMASSESMEAGIIDIDIDATLDNEIILKENAQQRVKRTIESESDDVAVSDQEQNNPPKKGGGGGGGGRKNKKKQGNRKNDDSDYVTREPVLDKLIKEIRQKVKESKKFWSNLPYQICNNEDIAASSDADNNCWNGHTVDRYMHSVTTEHGSSNPEFPGNPTSTKQQSSVTSQLFYLKTAISHLRNAYNGQDVEWSDQEPYFGSGSGSGGGIDDEDDDDEGSGLGPGSYPTFHKPTTASGNTEHPSVRVNKIDNSDDEDDVGGGVDEHTSGPSRNEGSIDSGGGTHRNSHEDEDEVDDNHLENEPKYSSATKLKYIRWSSVLMYLLLIPFFTTVIRLSGNQHNLDFL from the exons aTGGCGGTGGTTTTGAGAACTTTGTCAAATGGCAAAACCCATTACCGGCAACGAAATAAAGTTCTGCAAACTGTTTTACTCGTCTGCTTGTCAGCGCTGCTGGTGGGTGGAGACGATTCACCTGCGACAGCCGTTCCAAGTATGCAGCAGCAGCAAAGTAGTctggcggcggcggcggcggtgCCGTCTGCCAAACCTCTTGTCGGTTCTATATTGGACTTTAGCCCCAATTGCTCTAGCGTAACGCACATCTTTGAAGGTCGTGGGATTCCTCTGGCGGATATACCACAAAAGCCAAGCAATg AAATGGTTCTGAGGTACTGTGAATCACCATCAGTTGGAACGTGTTGTACTTATAATATGGAAACAAAGATGGCCATGTCTTCCAGACTACATCTGGAGAAGAATTCCAAAGAAGAAATAAACAGACTATCGTCAGTGCTGGGTGCTAAAGCACATAAACTCAATG aTGTGTTTAACCAGCTCCTTGCAGAATCTAAAAAAGAATTCCACTCAATGTTTAAGAGAACATACGGCGTTATATATGAACAAAATGCATATGTATTTTCTGACTTGTTTACGGAACTGGAAAAATATTACTCCCGTGGAAAGGTTGATCTTGGCGAAGCAATGGATTCATTTTTTAACACACTTTATCAAAAGATGTTTACAGTTTTGAACGCACAATTTGCCTTTGATGATAA ataTTTAGGCTGTGTTAGCGAGCATATGAAAGAACTGAAACCATTCGGAGATGTGCCCGATAAACTATCCGTCCAAATAAAGAGATCGTTTGTTGCGACACGAACATATGCCCAAGCACTAATGACGGCCGCTGATGTTACGAAGAAAATGATTAAT ATTCGCTTAAACGCTGACTGCACGGCTGCGCTAACAAAGATGCAACATTGTGGTGCATGCAAGGGCTACGTGGAGAAACCTTGTACGAACTACTGTGTGAATGTGATGAAAGGTTGCTTACACTATTTCCATGAGCTGGATATGGAATGGGATAATTTTGTTTCTTCGATGGAAAAAGTTTCTGAACGTTTGTTGGGCTCATTTAATATTGTCATGGTTGTGGAGCCAATCAACATAAAAATCTCTGAGGCAATTATGAATTTCCAG GAAGCAGGGCAAGACATATCAAATCAGGTATTCCAAGGCTGTGGTCGCCCTTCGTTGGGTCGAAAAAAACGTACAATAAACCCAAAGTTCTTAGAACCCAGCAATCAAATGGCTTCGAGTGAGAGCATGGAAGCCGGTATTATCGATATTGATATCGATGCCACACTTGATAATGAAATCATACTAAAAGAAAATGCTCAGCAGCGTGTTAAGCGTACTATCGAATCCGAATCCGATGATGTTGCTGTTTCTGATCAAGAACAAAATAACCCACCTAAAAAGGGTGGTGGAGGAGGTGGTGGTGGaaggaagaacaaaaaaaagcagggAAATAGAAAAAATGACGATAGTGACTATGTAACACGTGAACCAGTGCTGGATAAACTCATCAAAGAGATCAGACAAAAGGTTAAGGAATCGAAAAAATTCTGGTCAAATTTACCATATCAAATATGCAACAACGAAGATATAGCCGCTTCATCTGATGCCGACAATAATTGTTGGAATGGtcatacagtagatag ATATATGCACTCAGTGACCACAGAACATGGATCTTCTAATCCTGAGTTCCCTGGCAATCCAACATCGACCAAGCAACAAAGTTCTGTAACTTCTCAACTATTCTATTTAAAAACTGCCATTAGTCATTTAAGAAATGCCTATAACGGCCAAGATGTTGAATGGTCCGATCAAG AACCCTACTTTGGCAGTGGTTCAGGATCTGGTGGCGGAATCGATGACGAAGACGATGATGACGAGGGTTCAGGTCTTGGTCCTGGTTCATATCCCACATTTCATAAGCCAACTACTGCCAGCGGCAATACTGAGCATCCGTCAGTGCGTGTCAATAAAATTGATAATAGCGATGATGAAGACGACGTTGGTGGTGGCGTCGACGAACACACTTCAGGTCCAAGTCGTAATGAAGGTTCAATCGACAGTGGTGGTGGCACCCATAGAAATTcacatgaagatgaagatgaagtcGATGATAATCATCTGGAGAATGAACCCAAATACAGCAGTGCAACAAAACTGAAATATATCCGATGGTCGTCGGTGCTTATGTACTTACTACTCATCCCATTCTTTACTACTGTGATTCGATTAAGTGGAAATCAACACAATTTGGATTTTCtgtga
- the LOC129919774 gene encoding glypican-4 isoform X1 — translation MAVVLRTLSNGKTHYRQRNKVLQTVLLVCLSALLVGGDDSPATAVPSMQQQQSSLAAAAAVPSAKPLVGSILDFSPNCSSVTHIFEGRGIPLADIPQKPSNEMVLRYCESPSVGTCCTYNMETKMAMSSRLHLEKNSKEEINRLSSVLGAKAHKLNDVFNQLLAESKKEFHSMFKRTYGVIYEQNAYVFSDLFTELEKYYSRGKVDLGEAMDSFFNTLYQKMFTVLNAQFAFDDKYLGCVSEHMKELKPFGDVPDKLSVQIKRSFVATRTYAQALMTAADVTKKMINIRLNADCTAALTKMQHCGACKGYVEKPCTNYCVNVMKGCLHYFHELDMEWDNFVSSMEKVSERLLGSFNIVMVVEPINIKISEAIMNFQEAGQDISNQVFQGCGRPSLGRKKRTINPKFLEPSNQMASSESMEAGIIDIDIDATLDNEIILKENAQQRVKRTIESESDDVAVSDQEQNNPPKKGGGGGGGGRKNKKKQGNRKNDDSDYVTREPVLDKLIKEIRQKVKESKKFWSNLPYQICNNEDIAASSDADNNCWNGHTVDRYMHSVTTEHGSSNPEFPGNPTSTKQQSSVTSQLFYLKTAISHLRNAYNGQDVEWSDQEEPYFGSGSGSGGGIDDEDDDDEGSGLGPGSYPTFHKPTTASGNTEHPSVRVNKIDNSDDEDDVGGGVDEHTSGPSRNEGSIDSGGGTHRNSHEDEDEVDDNHLENEPKYSSATKLKYIRWSSVLMYLLLIPFFTTVIRLSGNQHNLDFL, via the exons aTGGCGGTGGTTTTGAGAACTTTGTCAAATGGCAAAACCCATTACCGGCAACGAAATAAAGTTCTGCAAACTGTTTTACTCGTCTGCTTGTCAGCGCTGCTGGTGGGTGGAGACGATTCACCTGCGACAGCCGTTCCAAGTATGCAGCAGCAGCAAAGTAGTctggcggcggcggcggcggtgCCGTCTGCCAAACCTCTTGTCGGTTCTATATTGGACTTTAGCCCCAATTGCTCTAGCGTAACGCACATCTTTGAAGGTCGTGGGATTCCTCTGGCGGATATACCACAAAAGCCAAGCAATg AAATGGTTCTGAGGTACTGTGAATCACCATCAGTTGGAACGTGTTGTACTTATAATATGGAAACAAAGATGGCCATGTCTTCCAGACTACATCTGGAGAAGAATTCCAAAGAAGAAATAAACAGACTATCGTCAGTGCTGGGTGCTAAAGCACATAAACTCAATG aTGTGTTTAACCAGCTCCTTGCAGAATCTAAAAAAGAATTCCACTCAATGTTTAAGAGAACATACGGCGTTATATATGAACAAAATGCATATGTATTTTCTGACTTGTTTACGGAACTGGAAAAATATTACTCCCGTGGAAAGGTTGATCTTGGCGAAGCAATGGATTCATTTTTTAACACACTTTATCAAAAGATGTTTACAGTTTTGAACGCACAATTTGCCTTTGATGATAA ataTTTAGGCTGTGTTAGCGAGCATATGAAAGAACTGAAACCATTCGGAGATGTGCCCGATAAACTATCCGTCCAAATAAAGAGATCGTTTGTTGCGACACGAACATATGCCCAAGCACTAATGACGGCCGCTGATGTTACGAAGAAAATGATTAAT ATTCGCTTAAACGCTGACTGCACGGCTGCGCTAACAAAGATGCAACATTGTGGTGCATGCAAGGGCTACGTGGAGAAACCTTGTACGAACTACTGTGTGAATGTGATGAAAGGTTGCTTACACTATTTCCATGAGCTGGATATGGAATGGGATAATTTTGTTTCTTCGATGGAAAAAGTTTCTGAACGTTTGTTGGGCTCATTTAATATTGTCATGGTTGTGGAGCCAATCAACATAAAAATCTCTGAGGCAATTATGAATTTCCAG GAAGCAGGGCAAGACATATCAAATCAGGTATTCCAAGGCTGTGGTCGCCCTTCGTTGGGTCGAAAAAAACGTACAATAAACCCAAAGTTCTTAGAACCCAGCAATCAAATGGCTTCGAGTGAGAGCATGGAAGCCGGTATTATCGATATTGATATCGATGCCACACTTGATAATGAAATCATACTAAAAGAAAATGCTCAGCAGCGTGTTAAGCGTACTATCGAATCCGAATCCGATGATGTTGCTGTTTCTGATCAAGAACAAAATAACCCACCTAAAAAGGGTGGTGGAGGAGGTGGTGGTGGaaggaagaacaaaaaaaagcagggAAATAGAAAAAATGACGATAGTGACTATGTAACACGTGAACCAGTGCTGGATAAACTCATCAAAGAGATCAGACAAAAGGTTAAGGAATCGAAAAAATTCTGGTCAAATTTACCATATCAAATATGCAACAACGAAGATATAGCCGCTTCATCTGATGCCGACAATAATTGTTGGAATGGtcatacagtagatag ATATATGCACTCAGTGACCACAGAACATGGATCTTCTAATCCTGAGTTCCCTGGCAATCCAACATCGACCAAGCAACAAAGTTCTGTAACTTCTCAACTATTCTATTTAAAAACTGCCATTAGTCATTTAAGAAATGCCTATAACGGCCAAGATGTTGAATGGTCCGATCAAG aaGAACCCTACTTTGGCAGTGGTTCAGGATCTGGTGGCGGAATCGATGACGAAGACGATGATGACGAGGGTTCAGGTCTTGGTCCTGGTTCATATCCCACATTTCATAAGCCAACTACTGCCAGCGGCAATACTGAGCATCCGTCAGTGCGTGTCAATAAAATTGATAATAGCGATGATGAAGACGACGTTGGTGGTGGCGTCGACGAACACACTTCAGGTCCAAGTCGTAATGAAGGTTCAATCGACAGTGGTGGTGGCACCCATAGAAATTcacatgaagatgaagatgaagtcGATGATAATCATCTGGAGAATGAACCCAAATACAGCAGTGCAACAAAACTGAAATATATCCGATGGTCGTCGGTGCTTATGTACTTACTACTCATCCCATTCTTTACTACTGTGATTCGATTAAGTGGAAATCAACACAATTTGGATTTTCtgtga
- the LOC129919774 gene encoding glypican-4 isoform X3 has protein sequence MVLRYCESPSVGTCCTYNMETKMAMSSRLHLEKNSKEEINRLSSVLGAKAHKLNDVFNQLLAESKKEFHSMFKRTYGVIYEQNAYVFSDLFTELEKYYSRGKVDLGEAMDSFFNTLYQKMFTVLNAQFAFDDKYLGCVSEHMKELKPFGDVPDKLSVQIKRSFVATRTYAQALMTAADVTKKMINIRLNADCTAALTKMQHCGACKGYVEKPCTNYCVNVMKGCLHYFHELDMEWDNFVSSMEKVSERLLGSFNIVMVVEPINIKISEAIMNFQEAGQDISNQVFQGCGRPSLGRKKRTINPKFLEPSNQMASSESMEAGIIDIDIDATLDNEIILKENAQQRVKRTIESESDDVAVSDQEQNNPPKKGGGGGGGGRKNKKKQGNRKNDDSDYVTREPVLDKLIKEIRQKVKESKKFWSNLPYQICNNEDIAASSDADNNCWNGHTVDRYMHSVTTEHGSSNPEFPGNPTSTKQQSSVTSQLFYLKTAISHLRNAYNGQDVEWSDQEEPYFGSGSGSGGGIDDEDDDDEGSGLGPGSYPTFHKPTTASGNTEHPSVRVNKIDNSDDEDDVGGGVDEHTSGPSRNEGSIDSGGGTHRNSHEDEDEVDDNHLENEPKYSSATKLKYIRWSSVLMYLLLIPFFTTVIRLSGNQHNLDFL, from the exons ATGGTTCTGAGGTACTGTGAATCACCATCAGTTGGAACGTGTTGTACTTATAATATGGAAACAAAGATGGCCATGTCTTCCAGACTACATCTGGAGAAGAATTCCAAAGAAGAAATAAACAGACTATCGTCAGTGCTGGGTGCTAAAGCACATAAACTCAATG aTGTGTTTAACCAGCTCCTTGCAGAATCTAAAAAAGAATTCCACTCAATGTTTAAGAGAACATACGGCGTTATATATGAACAAAATGCATATGTATTTTCTGACTTGTTTACGGAACTGGAAAAATATTACTCCCGTGGAAAGGTTGATCTTGGCGAAGCAATGGATTCATTTTTTAACACACTTTATCAAAAGATGTTTACAGTTTTGAACGCACAATTTGCCTTTGATGATAA ataTTTAGGCTGTGTTAGCGAGCATATGAAAGAACTGAAACCATTCGGAGATGTGCCCGATAAACTATCCGTCCAAATAAAGAGATCGTTTGTTGCGACACGAACATATGCCCAAGCACTAATGACGGCCGCTGATGTTACGAAGAAAATGATTAAT ATTCGCTTAAACGCTGACTGCACGGCTGCGCTAACAAAGATGCAACATTGTGGTGCATGCAAGGGCTACGTGGAGAAACCTTGTACGAACTACTGTGTGAATGTGATGAAAGGTTGCTTACACTATTTCCATGAGCTGGATATGGAATGGGATAATTTTGTTTCTTCGATGGAAAAAGTTTCTGAACGTTTGTTGGGCTCATTTAATATTGTCATGGTTGTGGAGCCAATCAACATAAAAATCTCTGAGGCAATTATGAATTTCCAG GAAGCAGGGCAAGACATATCAAATCAGGTATTCCAAGGCTGTGGTCGCCCTTCGTTGGGTCGAAAAAAACGTACAATAAACCCAAAGTTCTTAGAACCCAGCAATCAAATGGCTTCGAGTGAGAGCATGGAAGCCGGTATTATCGATATTGATATCGATGCCACACTTGATAATGAAATCATACTAAAAGAAAATGCTCAGCAGCGTGTTAAGCGTACTATCGAATCCGAATCCGATGATGTTGCTGTTTCTGATCAAGAACAAAATAACCCACCTAAAAAGGGTGGTGGAGGAGGTGGTGGTGGaaggaagaacaaaaaaaagcagggAAATAGAAAAAATGACGATAGTGACTATGTAACACGTGAACCAGTGCTGGATAAACTCATCAAAGAGATCAGACAAAAGGTTAAGGAATCGAAAAAATTCTGGTCAAATTTACCATATCAAATATGCAACAACGAAGATATAGCCGCTTCATCTGATGCCGACAATAATTGTTGGAATGGtcatacagtagatag ATATATGCACTCAGTGACCACAGAACATGGATCTTCTAATCCTGAGTTCCCTGGCAATCCAACATCGACCAAGCAACAAAGTTCTGTAACTTCTCAACTATTCTATTTAAAAACTGCCATTAGTCATTTAAGAAATGCCTATAACGGCCAAGATGTTGAATGGTCCGATCAAG aaGAACCCTACTTTGGCAGTGGTTCAGGATCTGGTGGCGGAATCGATGACGAAGACGATGATGACGAGGGTTCAGGTCTTGGTCCTGGTTCATATCCCACATTTCATAAGCCAACTACTGCCAGCGGCAATACTGAGCATCCGTCAGTGCGTGTCAATAAAATTGATAATAGCGATGATGAAGACGACGTTGGTGGTGGCGTCGACGAACACACTTCAGGTCCAAGTCGTAATGAAGGTTCAATCGACAGTGGTGGTGGCACCCATAGAAATTcacatgaagatgaagatgaagtcGATGATAATCATCTGGAGAATGAACCCAAATACAGCAGTGCAACAAAACTGAAATATATCCGATGGTCGTCGGTGCTTATGTACTTACTACTCATCCCATTCTTTACTACTGTGATTCGATTAAGTGGAAATCAACACAATTTGGATTTTCtgtga